One genomic region from Xyrauchen texanus isolate HMW12.3.18 chromosome 4, RBS_HiC_50CHRs, whole genome shotgun sequence encodes:
- the LOC127634415 gene encoding putative claudin-24: MVLLTTKFVQRASLFVSFVGLVTTFITTFLPLWKTMNSDLNEMENWYEGLWHMCIYTEEVGIHCKEFESFLALPPDTLAGRVLMCISIVTGFLGVAAAFFGLEGVEVGAGWERVKRTFLILGGVLIWVSGITTLAAVSFMAYVMVVKFWDENLPDVMPGWEYGEAMFSGWFAGLLLVVGGSFLFVAVCMGDHAAKLQQKSHILTRNQEHRPRTHHYRKTEIV, encoded by the coding sequence ATGGTGCTGCTCACCACTAAGTTCGTCCAGAGAGCATCGCTCTTTGTTTCTTTTGTAGGTTTGGTCACAACTTTCATCACAACCTTTCTACCACTATGGAAGACAATGAACTCAGACCTGAATGAGATGGAGAACTGGTATGAGGGTCTTTGGCACATGTGCATCTACACGGAGGAAGTTGGTATACACTGCAAAGAGTTTGAGTCTTTCTTGGCCCTACCACCAGATACTCTAGCTGGACGGGTTCTCATGTGCATTTCCATTGTGACAGGATTTCTCGGAGTGGCCGCTGCATTTTTTGGACTTGAGGGCGTCGAGGTCGGTGCTGGATGGGAAAGAGTGAAGAGGACATTCCTCATCCTCGGTGGAGTGCTGATCTGGGTGTCAGGGATCACGACCCTTGCAGCCGTTTCATTTATGGCATACGTAATGGTAGTGAAATTCTGGGATGAGAATTTACCAGATGTGATGCCGGGATGGGAATATGGAGAGGCCATGTTTTCTGGCTGGTTTGCTGGACTTCTTCTTGTTGTTGGGGGCTCTTTTCTCTTTGTCGCAGTCTGTATGGGTGATCATGCAGCAAAACTGCAGCAAAAAAGTCACATCCTTACTCGCAATCAAGAACACCGGCCGAGAACTCACCATTACCGAAAGACAGAAATCGTGTAG
- the LOC127639659 gene encoding leucine-zipper-like transcriptional regulator 1, with the protein MSWIPAAMSCKSKVAPSVDFDHSCSDSVEYLTLNFGPFETVHRWRRLPPCDEFVGARRSKHTVVAYRDAIYVFGGDNGKNMLNDLLRFDVKDCSWCRAFTTGTPPAPRYHHSAVVYGSSMFVFGGYTGDIYSNSNLKNKNDLFEYKFATGQWTEWKVEGRLVARSAHGATVYNDKLWIFAGYDGNARLNDMWTIGLQDREQASWEEIEQSGEIPPSCCNFPVAVCRDKMFVFSGQSGAKITNNLFQFEFKGHIWTRIPTEHLLRGSPPPPQRRYGHTMVAFDRHLYVFGGAADNTLPNELHCYDVDSQTWEVIQPSTDSEMPSGRLFHAAAVIHDAMYIFGGTVDNNVRSGEMYRFQFSCYPKCTLHEDYGKLWENRQFCDVEFILGEREEKVLGHIAIVTARCQWLRKKILQARDRQKQKCKQEGNEESEESGFGSGRTSRGPPLLEVSIREADAQPFEVLMLFLYTDKIQYPRKGHVQDVLLIMDVYKLALRFKLSRLEQLCVQYIEASVDLQNVLSVCENANKLQLDQLKEHCLNFVVKESHFNQVIMTKEFERLSTPLIVEIVRRKQQPPPRVYSDQPVDIGTSLVQDMKAYLEGAGYEFCDIVLLLDGHPRPAHKAILAARSSYFEAMFRSFMPEDGQVNISIGEMVPSTQAFESMLRYIYYGDVNMPPEDSLYLFAAPYYYGFSNNRLQAYCKQNLEMNVTVENVLQILEAADKTQALDMKKHCLHIIVHQFTKVSKLPNLRSLSQPLLLDIIDSLASHISDKQCSEMSSDI; encoded by the exons ATGTCATGGATTCCTGCAGCCATGTCTTGTAAATCTAAAGTTGCCCCCAGTGTTGACTTCGACCACAGCTGCTCTGATAGTGTCGAGTATTTGACACTCAACTTTGGGCCCTTTGAGACTGTCCATCGCTGGAGGAGGCTACCACCATGTGATGAGTTTGTGGGTGCAAG gCGTAGCAAGCACACTGTTGTGGCATACAGGGATGCCATCTACGTCTTTGGAGGAGACAATGG aaagaaCATGTTGAATGACCTGTTACGGTTTGACGTGAAAGACTGCTCATGGTGCCG GGCATTTACTACTGGCACCCCACCAGCACCAAGATATCACCATTCTGCTGTTGTGTATGGAAGCAGCATGTTTGTGTTTG GTGGCTACACTGGAGACATCTATTCAAACtctaacttgaaaaataaaaacgatCTGTTTGAGTACAAGTTTGCCACCGGTCAGTGGACAGAATGGAAGGTGGAGGGGCG TTTGGTTGCCAGATCTGCCCATGGAGCCACAGTCTATAATGACAAGCTTTGGATTTTTGCTGGATATGATGGAAATGCAAG ACTGAATGATATGTGGACCATTGGTCTTCAGGATCGTGAGCAGGCTTCCTGGGAAGAG ATTGAACAAAGTGGAGAAATTCCCCCCTCCTGCTGTAACTTCCCTGTAGCTGTATGTCGGGATAAGATGTTTGTATTCTCTGGCCAGAGTGGAGCCAAGATCACCAACAACCTCTTTCAGTTTGAATTCAAAGGCCACAT ATGGACTCGTATCCCAACTGAGCACTTGCTGCGCGGTTCCCCTCCGCCGCCTCAAAGACGCTATGGACACACAATGGTGGCATTTGACCGTCACTTGTACGTGTTTGGAGGGGCGGCAGACAACACTCTGCCTAATGAACTTCACTGCTATGATGTAGACTCTCAGACCTGGGAGGTCATACAGCCCAGCACAGATAGCGAG ATGCCAAGTGGGAGGCTGTTCCATGCAGCGGCTGTTATCCACGATGCCATGTACATCTTTGGAGGGACAGTGGATAATAATGTGCGCAGTGGAGAAATGTATAGATTTCAG TTTTCTTGCTATCCAAAGTGCACACTTCATGAAGACTATGGGAAACTGTGGGAAAACCGTCAGTTCTGTGATGTCGAGTTTATCTTGGGGGAG AGGGAGGAGAAGGTTCTTGGTCATATCGCCATTGTAACGGCTCGCTGTCAGTGGCTTCGCAAGAAGATTCTACAGGCGAGAGATCGACAGAAACAG AAGTGTAAACAGGAAGGCAATGAGGAGAGTGAAGAGTCTGGCTTTGGCAGTGGAAGGACTTCAAGGGGTCCTCCTTTATTAGAAGTATCAATCCGAGAGGCAGACGCTCAACCATTTGAAGTTTTGATGCTGTTCCTGTACACAGACAAAATTCAGTACCCACGCAAAG GTCATGTCCAGGATGTGCTGTTGATCATGGACGTATATAAACTTGCTCTGCGTTTTAAATTGTCCAGACTGGAGCAGCTCTGTGTACAGTACATCGAGGCATCTGTTGATCTGCAGAACGTActgagtgtgtgtgaaaatgcAAACAAACTTCAGCTGGACCAGCTCAAG GAGCACTGCTTAAACTTCGTGGTGAAGGAGAGTCACTTTAATCAGGTAATCATGACTAAAGAGTTTGAGCGCCTGTCCACTCCGCTAATCGTGGAGATCGTGAGACGCAAACAACAGCCGCCTCCCAGAGTCTATTCTGATCAGCCAGTGGACATAG GCACATCTCTCGTGCAGGACATGAAGGCCTATCTGGAGGGGGCGGGGTATGAGTTCTGTGACATCGTACTTTTGCTTGATGGCCATCCACGCCCTGCACATAAGGCCATACTGGCTGCTCGCTCCAG TTATTTTGAGGCCATGTTTCGCTCCTTCATGCCAGAGGATGGACAGGTGAATATTTCAATAGGTGAGATGGTTCCCAGTACACAGGCCTTTGAATCTATGTTGCGCTATATTTATTATGGGGACGTCAACATGCCTCCAGAGGACTCGCT GTATCTCTTTGCAGCACCATATTACTACGGTTTCTCCAACAACAGACTGCAGGCCTACTGCAAACAGAACCTAGAGATGAACGTTACAGTGGAGAATGTTTTACAG ATCTTGGAGGCGGCTGATAAGACTCAAGCTCTGGACATGAAGAAACACTGCCTACACATAATCGTCCATCAGTTCACCAAG GTGTCCAAGCTCCCCAACCTGCGATCGCTCAGCCAGCCACTGCTGTTGGACATCATTGACTCACTGGCATCCCACATATCAGACAAACAGTGCTCTGAGATGAGCTCTGATATATag